The following coding sequences lie in one Cucurbita pepo subsp. pepo cultivar mu-cu-16 chromosome LG13, ASM280686v2, whole genome shotgun sequence genomic window:
- the LOC111809037 gene encoding protein yippee-like yields the protein MGRLFVVNLEGRIYSCKHCRTHLALYEDIVSKSFQSRHGKAYLFSKVVNVSIGVKETRMMMTGMHTVADIFCVGCGSIVGWTYETAFEKSQKYKEGKSVLERSKVSGPGGTSYWVSHAHGHETAHGGGSDADEV from the exons ATGGGGAGGTTGTTCGTGGTGAACCTTGAAGGAAGGATCTATAGCTGCAAGCACTGCCGAACCCATCTTGCTCTTTATGAGGACATCGTTTCCAAG TCTTTCCAATCCAGACATGGGAAAGCTTACCTCTTCAGTAAAGT AGTGAATGTTTCTATTGGAGTGAAAGAAACGAGAATGATGATGACAGGGATGCATACCGTTGCTGATATCTTCTGTGTTGGGTGTGGATCAATTGTGGGATGGACATAT GAAACTGCCTTTGAAAAGAGCCAGAAGTACAAAGAAGGGAAGTCGGTACTTGAGCG GTCCAAGGTTTCAGGGCCTGGAGGAACCAGTTACTGGGTCAGTCATGCTCATGGCCATGAAACAGCTCATGGTGGAGGAAGTGATGCAGATGAagtttga
- the LOC111809034 gene encoding probable zinc metalloprotease EGY2, chloroplastic, with product MNFPATFRGNSFPLSQCSSCCYVRFNPCLPSFTGFREQRIRHYSLKLYQVSSVVTDSRAKRGVSCRVTETQTEPDGNNDKEEDGSEGRDQPSFSDSFTEDKFQLDPQAVDGVNNVENKDQGDIQDIDNVEVASGSPLPGLKPQQLDESFRIPRETIEILKNQVFGFDTFFVTSQDPYEGGVLFKGNLRGEAAKSYEKIRRRMEDKFGDVYKLFLLVNPEDDKPVAVVVPRKTLQPETTAVPEWFAAAAFGLVTVFTLLLRNVPALQSNLLSTFDNLELLKDGISGAFVTALVLGVHELGHILVAREAGIKFGIPYFVPSWQIGAFGAITRIINIVPKREDLLKVALAGPLAGFSVGFLLYILGFILPPSDGIGVVVDASVFHESFLAGGLAKLILGDALKEGTSISVNPLVIWAWAGLLINAINSIPAGELDGGRIAFSIWGRKASARITGVSIVLLGLGSLFSDVAFYWVALIFFLQRGPIAPLSEEITDPDSKYVGLGILVLLLGLLVCLPYPFPFTQETISNF from the exons ATGAATTTTCCTGCAACTTTTCGTGGGAATTCCTTCCCCCTGTCTCAGTGCAGCTCTTGCTGTTACGTTCGTTTCAATCCTTGTTTGCCTTCGTTTACTGGCTTCAGGGAGCAACGGATTCGTCATTACAGCCTCAAGCTCTATCAGGTCTCCAG TGTTGTTACTGATAGCCGTGCGAAGCGAGGGGTTTCTTGTAGAGTTACCGAAACGCAGACTGAACCAGATGGCAATAATGATAAG GAAGAAGATGGTTCTGAAGGTCGGGATCAGCCATCTTTCTCCGACTCCTTCACAGAAGATAAATTTCAGCTTGATCCTCAGGCGGTTGATGGAGTCaataatgttgaaaacaaGGACCAAGGTGACATCCAG GATATTGATAATGTAGAAGTTGCTAGTGGATCTCCACTTCCAGGACTAAAG CCACAACAACTGGATGAATCGTTCAGAATTCCCCGAGAAACAATTGAAATTCTTAAGAACCAAGTATTTGGATTTGATACTTTCTTTGTGACAAGTCAGGATCCATATGAG GGTGGAGTCTTGTTTAAAGGAAATTTGCGAGGAGAGGCTGCTAAGAGCTACGAAAAGATAAGGAGGAGAATGGAG GATAAATTTGGGGATGTATAtaagctttttcttttagttaatCCAGAGGATGATAAACCTGTAGCTGTTGTTGTCCCACGAAAGACCCTGCAACCCGAGACAACAG CTGTCCCAGAATGGTTTGCTGCTGCCGCTTTTGGACTGGTTACTGTATTTACCCTACTTCTTCGAAATGTGCCTGCATTACAATCCAACTTACT ATCGACTTTTGACAACCTTGAGTTGCTTAAAGATGGAATATCTGGTGCTTTTGTAACTGCACTTGTTTTGGGAGTACATGAACTTGGCCATATATTAGTTGCAAGAGAAGCAGGAATTAAGTTTGGGATTCCATACTTTGTTCCTAGTTGGCAG ATAGGCGCCTTTGGTGCAATCACAAGGATCATTAATATTGTACCCAAGCGTGAAGATCTGCTCAAAGTGGCATTAGCAGGACCGTTAGCTGGGTTTTCCGTGGGCTTCCTTCTTTACATTCTAGGTTTCATCTTGCCACCTAGTGATGGCATTGGAGTTGTCGTTGATGCTTCCGTGTTTCATGAGTCATTTCTTGCCGGTGGTCTTG CAAAGCTAATTTTGGGCGATGCCCTGAAGGAAGGAACTTCTATATCCGTGAACCCTCTTGTAATATGGGCTTGGGCTGGACTTCTCATCAATGCCATCAACAGCATCCCTGCTGGAGAGCTTGATGGTGGGAGAATTGCCTTCTCCATATGGGGAAGAAAG GCATCTGCTCGAATCACAGGCGTTTCGATTGTTCTTCTAGGACTAGGCTCACTGTTTAGTGATGTAGCATTTTATTGGGTGGCTTTGATATTCTTCTTACAGAGAGGTCCAATCGCTCCACTTTCTGAGGAAATCACCGATCCCGACTCGAAGTATGTTGGTCTCGGAATTCTAGTTTTGCTTTTAGGTTTGCTGGTCTGCCTACCATACCCCTTCCCCTTTACACAAGAAACcatctcaaatttttaa